The DNA region AGTTATGTTATATACTTTTCGAATAGAGTATCTATGTCACAGTGATATTTCATTTTTCTTGATTTAGCTTAAAAGCATTTTTTCAATTCAGATCTACGTAAGGCTTTTTATATGCCTGCTATGTCTGCCTTAAGACATAATTGTATTATTAAGCAATTTTCTCAACGTTTATCTGATACTGGTAAACCCAAAATGCTTATCCTTATTGCTTCTATGCGTAAGTTACTACATATTATTTATGGCGTTTTGAAGAATAATTCTCCTTTTAATCCTAATGTTTCAATCCATCAGAAATAATAATTTTATAAAAACTTACATCTTTTTTATAAAATTATTATTTCTTTTCTTGATTTTTAACACGGTATCTTGAGTTTTTAATACATTATTGAAGTCATTTTTGACTGTGCAGACTATTGCTCCCTTATCTTCCAAAACTTTTTCTGCTTTTTCAGTATTTACGTCATTTTTAACTGCTAGAATGATCTTTTCTTTTGATTCTGGATTATAGTTTTGCAAATTTTCGGCTTCAATTGCACATAAGATTTTTCCTTCCACTCCAGCATGTTTAATGCTTAGAGCGGTTTTAGTATTATCTGTAAGAATTGTTATAGGAGAGTAGTCTGAATTTTGTTGAGCAATTTCAGCAAATGATCCACTAATTGTACCAATAGATTTTTCAGGAATATCAGCTTTATTACAGGTTTTTGAATTCAGGGCTAATATCTCAGCTCCAGTAATTTCACCTTTTTCATTTTTAACAAAAATAGTGAGTGCAGGCCAGGATTTTTGAGTCTCTTCATCAAAAACCATATTTGCTCTTAAATTAGGATTGTCAAAGATTTTTGAACTATAAATTTCTGTATGATTTTCTAAAAATTTGTTGACTGTTGTTACTTCCGCATTAGCTTTTTCCTTTTTGTTATAGTCGTATAGGGGCAAAGATTTTGCATATAATTCTTTAACGTCACTTTGATTAGGTATTTCAGATGATTTATTTTGTATTTCGTTCAATTTAATAAGTTTGGCAATTTCAGGTATTATAATCTGTCTAATAGCTTCAGCCCCATGAATTTGTAATAGGTCGTTGAAATCACCTTCTTGTGTTGGCATCACTTTTAACACCTTTGCTCCACTATTTTCGAGTGTTTTTTTCGCTTTATCAACAGTATTCATTGTTATAGAATTTTGTCCATCATTATCTGCCGCTATGATTATGTTTTCTCCTTCAAATGGTTGATAGTTCTTGAAATTATGTATGCCAATAGCAGCGATAATTTTTCCATTAATTCCTGCTTGTTTTAGACTTAAAGCTGTTTCAACGCCTTCTGTTATAATTGTTATAGGCGAATCATGTGGTGCCAATGGAGTAATTCTAACAAACGATTCGCTAATTTTGCCAAAAGCCCTCCTAGGGACTGAAATATCTGCCTTATCGCACGTTTGCGAATTCAAATATACAACTTGTACACCAGTAATTTTACCTTTCGCATTTCTTGAAAATGCTGAAAATGCTGGATAATTTTCATTCGTTTCTCTATCAAGAATTACACTTGCTCTCAAGTCAGAATTCATTGTAAAACAATCAATTCCTCTATGTTGTTCAAGATATCTTTTTACGATTTGAACTTCAGTATTATTAGTAAAATATAATGGAGAAGACTGATTATAAAAGTATTGAACTTTTCGAATTTTAGCTAGCTCATTTTGAGCAGCGTTTTGAGTGGTTTCTTTACGTTGGTAATTCTGCTTATAACTTGTTATTCCTACCATGCTTGTTAGATATTCCTTGGCTTTAACAAAATCACCGCCACGTTCTTTTCTGGCTAAGTCAAATAAATCTCCACCTTCGCCAGAACTAAAGTCATACCATTTTCCAGCATGCTTGCCACTAGTATTGACGACAATTTTCCCTGTATCTCCCCAACGTATTTCTCCACGTCTAGAGAAATGTTTATTAGGCTCTCCAAGCAAATCACAGGCTATGGTTTCTGCATGAGAAGCTATTTTATTTCTCAATTCTTCCATTAAATTATGATTGTTTGAATTATTGATTTTATCAGTCATACAGAACCTCACCTTCGCTAAATTTATTTGTATTTTTACCGTTTAAATGGTATAATATTTTTGCTGAGTGATTGTTGAGATAGTATTTCTGTTAACGAATCTTTCTAAGTTTCATAACTTTCACATTCTACTTAGTAAATTCATATCTTTATTATCCTTGAGCTGCTCTATGCAGCTCATTTTACCTTCGAATACTAACTCTTGGATTTTGTTGTTCAGGCTTTGTGTTGAGTTTTTCTGTAGTTGAAATATCGTTTGCGGTCTTTGTAGCCTTTAATTCATTATTTGGACTTATTTCTGATTTTCTTATATCATTAACTATATTAGGTTGTTCGATCTTAATGTCAGCTAATTGCTCTGGTTTTTTATCGTACTGATAATATTTAGCGTTTTTATGAAATCTGTCTCCTACATCAGTTACTATAGACTTAAACCAACCACAAATTTTACTTAAAATAGTTGGATTTTCTTTATTTAAATCTTCATTAGTTTTTAAGTTTATGCTTGCTGATTTATCATTTGGTCTGCTAAGCTGATTTATTAAGCTGTTAATGCTTCTAGTTGCTTCCTTATTGCAATATAGCTGTAATTTCTCTATATGCCTTGTCATAGCTACGTATGAGCTGCTTATATTACTTACTCCATTATGTAAAACGTATACATCTTTTATAGAAGCTCCCTGGGCCTTATAAACAGTACTTGCATAACCATGTTTAAATTGTATTTTGCTTGGGTCAAAACTCACATCTTGTCCTGCATCTGTCTTAGCTACAAATTCATTTTTATTAACCGAAGTTAAAGTTGCAAATTCACTATTTTGTATTTGTAAATCCTTATCGCTTTTTTGAAATACAATTCGATCTCCAGCCATGTAGGACTCTTTCCTTCCAGCTATTGAACGCCTATATTCTGTGCCTTGTAGCGTGCCATTAGCTTTTAACAAAGATCTAATACTTGAATTAAGAATGTCTACCTCTTTATTACGTACTGTAATTACCAATTTTTCATGTAGCTTAAACTTGCTTAGACTCCAGTTGTATCTTAACTTACTCATTGAGTCCTGCAACGTATTATCAAACTTAATACATTTATTTTGTCTCAGTAATGTTATACCGCTTAAAATATTACTCTCAGCAAACTTTGTTGCTGCTTCTCTGCTCCAGTTTTCACTTTGTCTTCGAATATTCACTAAAACATGTGAACTGAAAATATTACTCAGCATCTCAAACATTCCGCCTCTTTCTATTGAAGCTAACTGCTTTTCATCTCCAGCAAGTATCAGTTGACAATTATTGTTTCTAACTACTCTAAACAGCTCTGCATATTCTCTAGTAGCAACCATTCCAGCTTCATCTACTACTATTAACCTATTTTGCATAAAAATTTTTTTTTTCGATTATACAAAAATCCTTTTACTGTATAGACTTCCTTATAACCTTTGCTCCTCAGCTCTGATACCGCTTTATGAGTAGGAGCAAGTCCAATAACATTTTGTCCACGATTTGTTGCAATTTTATATGCTTTTGCTAAAACAGTGGATTTACCTGTTCCAGCTCTTCCTCTTAGTACTCTAACTCCACTAGTGCTAAGCAAAATATGCCTTAGAGCTTGTTTCTGTTCTTCACTAACATTTGCTAGACCTTCTATATCACTTTTAAGATTGTAAATATCGTTGTAATAAACTTGATTATTGATTTTATTAGCTATTCTTATTATTCTTACTTCCTCGTCTCTAACATCAGTTGTAGTAAAATATTTGCTACTTTCACCATCATCATGATATAACTCTAGTATTCTATTTGAACTGAACACTTGCTGAACTAACATTCCCCTTTCTGTTAGGTCTGGTATATCTTTTACTGCTTTTTCAATATCCTGCTTAGTAAAAATAGATTTGTAATGTGTTATAGCATCCGTTATTACATCAACATCCTTAATAATTTTTAAATTAGCCTCTTTACGTAACTCATTTTCATTTGCAACTTCATTAATTAAACCCCTAATTCTAGTAGGGCCAATATGCTCTTGCGGTACTGCACTTATCTTATCAACTCTATTTGTTAAGCCTAATTTAGCAAAATATGCATTAATTATTTCCTTCACTTTTTCATGAATCATCTCGGAATCTCGAATAACAAACTTTTTGCCATTAACTGTTCTGCATTTGGGGTTTAAATTTACTGCTTTATCTCCTAAACCAGTTCCATCTTCTCTAAATCTTCTTGTAGTAACCAATATATGCGCATGCCAGTTTTTATCTCCTCTATGAGGCTTATGAATGTCTATCTGTACTCCAAGACCATTTTGCACCCATTCCCCCATTGCATCAACTATTTGATGAGTTATTTCTATTCTATGCTCTAAATTCAATTCCTTATCGTCTGGCAGTGCTATTACGATATCCTTCAATAGCTGACTGTTTCTTCGTTTTTCTGTTTGTTCAACCTCATTCATTAATTGTTTGGACATTCTTGAATTTTTGATTTACATAAGCTGGTATCAGCACTGTATGATATACGTTATCTTTTTTACAAGAGAAGTTATAACTTACATTTGTCTTCTCGTTTTTAACAATAGTTCTTGCATTATACGCTGCCTTACGACAACTATCTCCTCCTTTGATTCTACTTAAAAATTCAATCCTTGCAAACTGTATTGCCATTTCAACTCCAATCCTCACCTGAGTTTCAGGTTAGCATGAGTTTTTTGATTTTGCCAGTACAAACTGCTTTTTTTAACACTCAATCGGCTAATTGGCACCCATTTTTTAGCAGTAAACTTTCAAGTTTACATATTGCGTATAAGCTTATTCTTTAATGAAGCTTCTAACCTGAATTCACGTTTTTTTGACTATAATTATTTGATGTTGGTTTGGCAGGTGCGGTTTTTTTCTTTACTGGAATTTTATTTTGATATATTCTTGCCTGATTTTTTTATCTTTCTGAATTACTAACATGGCAAATCTTATGCAGCAAAAAATTACTCTCCAACAAAAAAAGCTAAGCTAATCATGGATGAGGTTAACCTCAAAATCAAAGAACGTAAAATGCGTACTCGACGTCTTATCGAAATGGGTGGACTAGTCGCTAAGGCTAAGCTTGATCACTTACAGACAAACACTTTATTTGGTGCAATTGTTTCACTAAAAGAAACTTTAACACAACATCCAAATGTTCAGAATCATTGGACTACAATCGGTAAAAATATTTTTGATAAGGAACAGCAAAATAAAGCTGCTGTGATTTTAAAATTTTCCTCTGAACCAGATGAAAACACTAAGCGCTACATTCGCCTTCATGGCTTAAAATGGAATAGCTTTCGTCAAGAATGGTGCAGCAATGTTAAGGACATTGAGGCCTTAAAGAATGGCCTTCTTAATGTTCAGTATAAACTTGAGCTTGTGTATTAGTTTTTTAATACTTATACAACAAACACAGCTTGATAATTCAGCTAATGTAATTTATAAACCAGGAGTGTAATGCAATTTTAAATATATATGGTGGTTATGCGAATCAGTGATACTAGTGATTCTATTCAAATCTTACCTAACAGCAATAATTTAGCTGAGCTAACAAAATTAGTTTACAATTGTATATTTAACCATGGAGGTTATAATATTTTGTTCTTGCTTGGATGGAATAACAGCACATATCGATGCATTCAAGATAAAATTGTGCAGCTTCGTAATACTGAAACAGAAACAATTAGGGTTATACGTAGTACTCAAGATGATCTTCCTATATCCTTAGAATACTTTTGTGAAGACCAAAGCAAACAAAATGTATTATATACACAAGTAAGTTTTACTTTTAATACACTAAGATTAATAGTAGAG from Orientia tsutsugamushi str. Boryong includes:
- a CDS encoding toprim domain-containing protein; amino-acid sequence: MTDKINNSNNHNLMEELRNKIASHAETIACDLLGEPNKHFSRRGEIRWGDTGKIVVNTSGKHAGKWYDFSSGEGGDLFDLARKERGGDFVKAKEYLTSMVGITSYKQNYQRKETTQNAAQNELAKIRKVQYFYNQSSPLYFTNNTEVQIVKRYLEQHRGIDCFTMNSDLRASVILDRETNENYPAFSAFSRNAKGKITGVQVVYLNSQTCDKADISVPRRAFGKISESFVRITPLAPHDSPITIITEGVETALSLKQAGINGKIIAAIGIHNFKNYQPFEGENIIIAADNDGQNSITMNTVDKAKKTLENSGAKVLKVMPTQEGDFNDLLQIHGAEAIRQIIIPEIAKLIKLNEIQNKSSEIPNQSDVKELYAKSLPLYDYNKKEKANAEVTTVNKFLENHTEIYSSKIFDNPNLRANMVFDEETQKSWPALTIFVKNEKGEITGAEILALNSKTCNKADIPEKSIGTISGSFAEIAQQNSDYSPITILTDNTKTALSIKHAGVEGKILCAIEAENLQNYNPESKEKIILAVKNDVNTEKAEKVLEDKGAIVCTVKNDFNNVLKTQDTVLKIKKRNNNFIKKM
- a CDS encoding ATP-dependent RecD-like DNA helicase, whose amino-acid sequence is MQNRLIVVDEAGMVATREYAELFRVVRNNNCQLILAGDEKQLASIERGGMFEMLSNIFSSHVLVNIRRQSENWSREAATKFAESNILSGITLLRQNKCIKFDNTLQDSMSKLRYNWSLSKFKLHEKLVITVRNKEVDILNSSIRSLLKANGTLQGTEYRRSIAGRKESYMAGDRIVFQKSDKDLQIQNSEFATLTSVNKNEFVAKTDAGQDVSFDPSKIQFKHGYASTVYKAQGASIKDVYVLHNGVSNISSSYVAMTRHIEKLQLYCNKEATRSINSLINQLSRPNDKSASINLKTNEDLNKENPTILSKICGWFKSIVTDVGDRFHKNAKYYQYDKKPEQLADIKIEQPNIVNDIRKSEISPNNELKATKTANDISTTEKLNTKPEQQNPRVSIRR
- a CDS encoding MobA/MobL family protein yields the protein MSKQLMNEVEQTEKRRNSQLLKDIVIALPDDKELNLEHRIEITHQIVDAMGEWVQNGLGVQIDIHKPHRGDKNWHAHILVTTRRFREDGTGLGDKAVNLNPKCRTVNGKKFVIRDSEMIHEKVKEIINAYFAKLGLTNRVDKISAVPQEHIGPTRIRGLINEVANENELRKEANLKIIKDVDVITDAITHYKSIFTKQDIEKAVKDIPDLTERGMLVQQVFSSNRILELYHDDGESSKYFTTTDVRDEEVRIIRIANKINNQVYYNDIYNLKSDIEGLANVSEEQKQALRHILLSTSGVRVLRGRAGTGKSTVLAKAYKIATNRGQNVIGLAPTHKAVSELRSKGYKEVYTVKGFLYNRKKKFLCKIG